The Sylvia atricapilla isolate bSylAtr1 chromosome 10, bSylAtr1.pri, whole genome shotgun sequence genome contains a region encoding:
- the LOC136365775 gene encoding G-protein coupled receptor 35-like, giving the protein MNVSNNCSTTNVELHHHVRLIEIALYCLIFFLGALFNVLAFWVFSCKMKKWTETRVYIMNLVFADFSVICTLPSMVYLLWNKSAQGKLCQFREMMYFINMLVSIYTISFIAMDRYIAIKHPLKARTFRSPSKAALLCGLLWALVIISAIIQLLQGHSDLCLQTYTPMPAALGLLAIFFVFTLPLAILTFCSTEVIRNLKKHLNTNSPEEKSIQKAVHIIYANLIVFLICFLPAFLGLLARFIVESVGATCLLLHVMKNFSSMMRCIATSNCCLDSVCYYFVTREFHEAFLQPKASTQKTEATHPLQIQPC; this is encoded by the coding sequence ATGAATGTGTCCAACAACTGCAGCACCACAAATGTAGAACTGCATCACCACGTTCGCCTCATTGAAATTGCTCTATAttgcctcattttctttttggggGCACTATTTAATGTCCTTGCCTTCTGGGTGTTCTCCTGCAAGATGAAGAAGTGGACAGAAACCAGGGTGTATATAATGAATTTAGTCTTTGCAGATTTCTCTGTCATCTGCACCTTGCCTTCTATGGTTTATTTGCTCTGGAATAAGTCAGCCCAAGGGAAGCTCTGCCAATTCAGGGAGATGATGTATTTTATCAACATGTTAGTGAGCATCTACACCATTTCCTTCATTGCCATGGATCGGTACATTGCCATAAAGCACCCTTTGAAAGCCAGGACCTTCAGGTCCCCATCAAAGGCTGCCCTCCTCTGTGGGCTTCTGTGGGCCTTGGTGATAATCAGTGCCAtcatccagctcctgcagggacactcaGATCTCTGCCTGCAGACCTACACCCCCATGCCTGCTGCTCTTGGCCTGCTGgccattttctttgttttcactctCCCATTAGCAATCTTGACCTTCTGCTCCACAGAAGTCATCAGGAACCTCAAGAAACATCTGAACACGAATTCACCGGAGGAGAAATCAATCCAGAAAGCTGTACACATTATTTATGCAAATCTGATTGTATTTCTGATATGTTTTCTGCCAGCCTTCCTTGGGCTACTTGCCAGGTTCATCGTGGAGAGCGTTGGAGCTACCTGTCTCCTGCTCCATGTCATGAAGAACTTCTCCTCCATGATGAGGTGCATTGCCACGTCCAACTGCTGCCTCGACAGTGTCTGCTATTACTTTGTCACCAGGGAGTTCCATGAAGCCTTTCTTCAGCCCAAAGCCAGCACTCAAAAAACAGAAGCCACCCATCCCTTGCAGATACAGCCTTGCTAA